Sequence from the Hamadaea flava genome:
GACGAACCAGCGGCCCAACGCCTCACTGCCGTCGGCGATCTCGATCTCCTCGCCACGTCCGGCGTGGGCAGAGGCGAACAGCGCCGAGAGCCGGGCGGCCGCCGCCTGCACCTGATCCAGCTCCGCCGCCCGCGTACGCACCAACGCCGTCACCGCGGCCTGCGGCTCGATCGCGGCGTAGCGGCGGCGAGAGCCGGACAGCCGCCCGACCAGACCCTGCTCCCGCAGCCGGTCGAGGGCGCGCGCGATCCGGTCGGCCGAATGCCCCAGATCCGTCGCGAGTTCGGCCGGGGAAGCCTGATGCCGGGTGAGGATCGCCCGGTAGACCTCCTCGTCGAAGGGGTCGACCCCGGCCGCGGTCAGCTCTCCAGACATGGGCAAGATCTTGGCCCAGGTGTGCCACCGGCAGCAATGGGCCAGGGCGAGATCTTGCCCGGCCACCCCGCTCGTCGGTAGGCACAACACCCATGAGGTCCACCCCACCCCGATCCCTCGCCGTCGCCGTGAGCGCGGTCCTGGCGTTCGGCGGCCTGTCGGCGTACGCGCCGACGGGTTCCGCCGCCGCGCCCGACCCCCTGCGACGGGTCATCGTCACATTGGACGGAGCGGCCGCCGCGACGGCGGCCCCGGCCGGTTCGCTGCGCAACGCGCGTGGCGCCGGTGCCGACCAGGTCGGCCAGGCTCGCCGGGCCCTGTCGGACCGGCAGAGCTCGTTCCTGGACACCGCACGCGGCAAGGGCGTGCATCCGAAGGCCGAGCGCCGGTTCACCCTGCTGGTCAACGCCGTCGCCTTGACCGTGCCGGCGTCCGAGGTCGCGACGCTGTCCAAGGTGCCGGGCGTCACCGGCGTCTACGACAACCTGCGCGTCCGGGCGTACACCGACGTCAGCGTGCCGCTGATCGGCGCGACCGACGTCTGGCAGCAGCCCGACCCGACCGGTACGCCCGCGACCGGAACCGGAGTCACCGTCGCCGTCATCGACACCGGGGTGGACTACTCACACCCGGACCTCGGCGGCGGCTTCGGCCCCGGGCACAAGGTCGTCGGCGGGTACGACTTCGTCAACGACGACGCCGATCCGATGGATGACAACGGACACGGCACCCACGTCGCCGGAATCATCGCCGGCAAGGCGGCCCAGCCCGGTGGGATCACCGGTGTCGCACCCGGTGCGCAGCTCATGGCGTACAAGGTGATGAACGATCAGGGCTTCGGCGAGACCGAGGACATCGTCGCGGCGATCGAGGCCGCGAGTGACCCGGCGAACCCGCACCGCGCGGACGTGATCAACATGAGTCTCGGCGGGTACGCGGACGGCTTGGACCCGCTGGGCCTGGCGGCCTCGGCGGCCAGCGCGGCCGGGATCGTCGTGGTGGCCGCGGCCGGCAACGACGGGCCTGGCGCGATGTCGGTCGGCAGCCCGGCGGCGGCCGACGGGGTCATCGCGGTGGGCGCCTCGGTGAGCAACCTGCGGCTGCCCGTGATCTACCGCGACGGCGTCAAGGTGCAGACCTACCGGGGGCAGATCTCGGCGAACCCGTCGGCGAGCCCGGTGACCGCGCCGGTCGTGAGCATCGGGTTCGGCACGCCGGAGGAGATCGCCGCGGCCGGTGATCTGCACGGCAAGATCGCGTTGCTCAACGGCTATGTCGCGCACGACTTCAACGACCTGTGGCAGGAGCAGATCGACCTCGCCAAGGACCTGGAGAAGCGCGGGGCCCTGGCCTTGCTCGGCGGCCAGGACCCGACCGGCGGACCGGTGCTGGCCGCGACCTCCGGCGTGCCCGCGACCGCCTCCACCGGGAAGATCACGGCACGGCCTGGCGTGACCGAGTCCGGCGACCTCTACCGGATGGACTCGCTGGTCGTGCTGGGCATGGACGAGACGCAGTACCCGGAACTGGCCCGGCTGCTGGCGGCCGGACCGCTGAGCCTGCAGATCCGCGGCGAGGACGCGACCGACCGGATCGCGTCGTTCTCCTCGCGGGGACCGTCACTGCGCTGGGGCCTGAAGCCGGACATCGTCGCGCCCGGGTACGAGATCCGCTCGACCGTCCCGACGAGTCTGTTCGGCCCCGGACAGTACCGGCTGTCGGGCAGCTCGATGGCCGCGCCGCATGTGGCCGGTGCGGCGGCGCTGTTGCGCCAACTGCACCCGGACCAGCCCGCGTCCGAACTCTCGGCGTCGCTGATCGGTACGGCCGCTCCGTTGAAGGAGTCGCCCACGACAGCGGGCGCGGGCCGGTTGAACGTGGCGGCCGCGGCTCGGACCATGCTGTCCGCGACCCCGTCGACCCTCTCCTACGGACTCGCCGACCTGGCGTCCGGCACCGTCGGCGGAACCCGCACCGTGGCGCTCCGCAACGGATCGTCGAAGCCGGTAGCCGTGCGGCTCGCCGCGAGCAGCCGCGACGTCTCCGTCAAGCCGGACCGGGTCACCATCCCGGCGAGCGGCACGGCCACGGTGACCGTGACGCTGAAAGCCAAGCGGCCGACGGCGGACACGGAGATCTCCGGGTTCGTCACCGCCACCGCCGCGACCGGCAAGATCACCATCCCGTACCTGCTGGTGGTGCACCCGCTGGTAGTGCAGACCTCGCCCGATCCCAGCGACGGGCACACCACCGTCTGGGTGCAGTCCTGGGCCGGCCTGAGCGGGCCGCCGGTGATCACTGTGGACCGTCCGCGCGGCCGGTCGTACACGGTGACCACGCGGCCGAACCCGGCCGGGGGCTACATCGCGACGCTGGACGAGCCGGCCGACGGCGCGTACGCGGTGACGGCGCAGGCCACGGCGGTCTCCGGTCAGCGGCTCGTCGGCTGGGGCGGTTTCGAGGTGACGCCGGAGTCCACGCGCGGCGCGGCCTGGCAGCCGATCGGGCCCTACAGCGGCGGCGGGTTCCTCGCGACCGGCCCGTCCGGCACCGGCATCCTCGCGACGGAGGACACCACGTCGCCGTGGGTCTCCGGCGACCAGGGCACGACCTGGAAGCAGTCCGCGCGGCTGCCGATCAGCGGCGCGGCCGGTCTCCTGGAGCCGGTCGCGGACGCGAACAACGCCGACCGCATGTGGTACCCCGTCAACGATCCCATGACGGGTGGGCGGATTCTGCGTACCGACGATCGCGGGAAGACCTGGGACGCACTGCCGCTGCCCGCGAACGGCTGGATCGAACAGCTCGTCTCGGACGCCCAGACCCAGGTGCTCGTCGCGCTCGTCGGCGACAGCCGGCTGCAGGTCAGCTGGAACGGCGGCGACAGCTGGACGGCGTACGACACGGGAGTGGCCGACCCGGTCACCAAGATCGGCCTCAGCCAGGGCAACCTCTACCTCGGCACGGCGAGCGGCGTCTGGAAGCGGCCCGGCATCGTCGACGCGGCGGTCCGCGTCTACTCGAACAGCCGGTACGTGTCGCAGCTCGTCGCCGACGACGGCGTGGTGGCGGTCCTGGTCGGGCAGACCGGCGTGGTCGGCTCGCACGACGGCGGCAAGACCTGGAACACCCTGTACGCCAAGTCGTTCGGCCCGTACGAGCTGCGCCAGTCCGGTGGCGACCTCTACGTCATCACCTTCATCGGGGACGGCCTGATCGGGCACGACCACGGGCGTACCTGGGAGACGATCGAACCGCCGTCGGGCGCGGCCGTCGACCGGGACTTCGACCACTGGGGACAGTCGACCGTCGTCACCAACACTGCCGGGGTGTACGCCCGGACCGGCTCCGGCTACCAGCGGCTGGGCGTGCAGTCGGCGTCCGTCACCGAGCTGGCCGTCGCCGGGACCGAGCTGATCGCCGGGACCAGCAACGGGATCTACCGGACCGCGACGTCGGCGACCACGCCCGAATGGGGTGCGGCCGACGGTGAGGGATACGTCGGGGCGGGCGTACCGCTCGTCGCGGTCTCCCCGCAGGACCCGAAGGTCGTGTGGAAGGTCCGGACCGACGCCTTCGGCGGCTTCGACGTCTCGGTCAGCCGGGACGGCGGGGAGATCTGGGAGCAGAAGGCCCACCAGAACGGCATCCCGCTCGCACTGCTCGTGCACCCGGCCGACCCCGACCGGATCTCGATCAGCTGGGGCCGCATCGACGCCGTGGCCACGTTCAGCACGGTTGACGACGGTCAAACCTGGAAGAACCTCTACCAGGACCGGTACGCCACGGCGCTGGCCGGCGATCCGGCGAAGCCGAACCGCATGTGGTTCGGTACGCCCGAGGGTCTCTACCGCTCCGACGACGGGGGCGTGACCTCGACGAAGGTGCTCGACGGGCAGATCAACGCGATCTCGTTCGACGGTCGCCGGATGGTCGTCGGCGGTGCACAGCTCTGGTCGAGCACCGACGGCGGGCGTACGTTCCGCGCCGGCGACGCCGGACCGCTGGACCTGTGGGTCTCCGACATCGTCCAGGTCGGCGGCGTCAGCTATGCGGCGACTTCGAGCTACTCGGCGTACGGGGTGCTCAAGGGCGGTCGCGGGGTGCTGCGGAGCACTGATGGTGGGCGTACGTGGCACAACGTGTCCACCGCGCTGCAGAACCTCGATGTGCTGTCGCTGGCGGTCAGCGCCGACGGCCAGACGCTGTTCGCCGGTACGCAGAACGGCGGCGTCCACCGGCTGTCGCTCCGCTGAGCCCTTCGGCTTTTGGGAGCTGGATCAGGGATGTGCATGCCTTACCGAGCCTAGGAAGCATGCACATCCCTGATCCGCAGCCAAGCACCTAGAGGAGCGCGGCGTACGCGCCGTCCGATCGCACGAGCGACTCGTGCGTACCGGCTTCGACGATCTGCCCGTCGCGCATGACCACGATGCGGTCGGCGGTGCGGATCGTCGACAGACGGTGCGCCACCACGAAGACCGTACGCCCGCGCACCAGCCGCTCCAGGGCCTGCTGGATGAGGCGTTCGGAGTGGGTGTCCAGCGCCGAGGTCGCCTCGTCGAGGACCAGGATGCGGGGGTCGCGGATCAGCGCGCGGGCGATGGCCAGCCGCTGCCGCTGGCCGCCGGACAACCGCGCCCCGCGTTCGCCGACGACCGTGTCGACCCCGTCGGGCAGGGCGTCGATGAAGTCGAGCGCGTTGGCGTCGGCCAGCGCCTGGCGTACGCGGTCCAGGGAGACGTCGGGCAGTCCGTAGGCGACGTTCTCCCGGATGGTGCCCTCGAACAGGATCGGCTCCTGCGGCACCACCGAGACGAAGGTCCGGTAGGAGCGCAGGTCGAGATCCTGCATGTCCCGGCCGTCCAGCAGAATCCGGCCGGAGGTCGGCCGCAGGAAGCCGATGACGAGGTTGAGCACGGTCGACTTGCCCGCGCCGGAGGCTCCGACGAAGGCGATCCGTTCGCCGGCCGACACCGTGAGGGTGAAGTCCCGGACCGCCGTGCCCGATCCGCCCGCGTACGCGTACCCGACGGATTCGAAGGCGACCTCGCCGCGCACCTCGGTGACCTTCGCCTTGGCCTCGTTGGTCTCCAGGTCGGGCTCTTGCAGCACCTCGCCGACGGACCGGACCGATTCGAGG
This genomic interval carries:
- a CDS encoding S8 family serine peptidase translates to MRSTPPRSLAVAVSAVLAFGGLSAYAPTGSAAAPDPLRRVIVTLDGAAAATAAPAGSLRNARGAGADQVGQARRALSDRQSSFLDTARGKGVHPKAERRFTLLVNAVALTVPASEVATLSKVPGVTGVYDNLRVRAYTDVSVPLIGATDVWQQPDPTGTPATGTGVTVAVIDTGVDYSHPDLGGGFGPGHKVVGGYDFVNDDADPMDDNGHGTHVAGIIAGKAAQPGGITGVAPGAQLMAYKVMNDQGFGETEDIVAAIEAASDPANPHRADVINMSLGGYADGLDPLGLAASAASAAGIVVVAAAGNDGPGAMSVGSPAAADGVIAVGASVSNLRLPVIYRDGVKVQTYRGQISANPSASPVTAPVVSIGFGTPEEIAAAGDLHGKIALLNGYVAHDFNDLWQEQIDLAKDLEKRGALALLGGQDPTGGPVLAATSGVPATASTGKITARPGVTESGDLYRMDSLVVLGMDETQYPELARLLAAGPLSLQIRGEDATDRIASFSSRGPSLRWGLKPDIVAPGYEIRSTVPTSLFGPGQYRLSGSSMAAPHVAGAAALLRQLHPDQPASELSASLIGTAAPLKESPTTAGAGRLNVAAAARTMLSATPSTLSYGLADLASGTVGGTRTVALRNGSSKPVAVRLAASSRDVSVKPDRVTIPASGTATVTVTLKAKRPTADTEISGFVTATAATGKITIPYLLVVHPLVVQTSPDPSDGHTTVWVQSWAGLSGPPVITVDRPRGRSYTVTTRPNPAGGYIATLDEPADGAYAVTAQATAVSGQRLVGWGGFEVTPESTRGAAWQPIGPYSGGGFLATGPSGTGILATEDTTSPWVSGDQGTTWKQSARLPISGAAGLLEPVADANNADRMWYPVNDPMTGGRILRTDDRGKTWDALPLPANGWIEQLVSDAQTQVLVALVGDSRLQVSWNGGDSWTAYDTGVADPVTKIGLSQGNLYLGTASGVWKRPGIVDAAVRVYSNSRYVSQLVADDGVVAVLVGQTGVVGSHDGGKTWNTLYAKSFGPYELRQSGGDLYVITFIGDGLIGHDHGRTWETIEPPSGAAVDRDFDHWGQSTVVTNTAGVYARTGSGYQRLGVQSASVTELAVAGTELIAGTSNGIYRTATSATTPEWGAADGEGYVGAGVPLVAVSPQDPKVVWKVRTDAFGGFDVSVSRDGGEIWEQKAHQNGIPLALLVHPADPDRISISWGRIDAVATFSTVDDGQTWKNLYQDRYATALAGDPAKPNRMWFGTPEGLYRSDDGGVTSTKVLDGQINAISFDGRRMVVGGAQLWSSTDGGRTFRAGDAGPLDLWVSDIVQVGGVSYAATSSYSAYGVLKGGRGVLRSTDGGRTWHNVSTALQNLDVLSLAVSADGQTLFAGTQNGGVHRLSLR